In one window of Pseudooceanicola aestuarii DNA:
- a CDS encoding sugar kinase, which produces MNSFLGIGECMVELSPTAPGRLDQGFAGDVLNTLWYARAHLPAAREVGFHSGFGSDPLSLGMKAFIGAAGIACDPSPTIAERLPGLYMIHLDGAERSFSYWRDMSAARMLMREADLLWQRVAGAEMVFLSGITLAILPPEDCAALLDGLRRHLRPGARIAFDPNIRPRLWPDHQRMLRVIEQAAALSDIVLPSFEDEHGWFGDPTPEATLRRYHALGAGQVVVKNGAEPTLTLGAQGITRHPVPPVAGLVDTTAAGDSFNGAYLACLLRGAPEAEAVAAAQHCAGQVVSRRGALIPFDQLGQGAATAPGEPAARRDATAPAPRPRPAS; this is translated from the coding sequence ATGAACTCTTTTCTCGGCATCGGCGAATGCATGGTCGAATTGTCCCCAACGGCGCCGGGCCGGTTGGACCAGGGCTTTGCCGGGGATGTGCTGAATACGCTATGGTACGCCCGCGCGCACCTGCCGGCTGCGCGGGAGGTCGGGTTTCACTCCGGCTTTGGCAGCGATCCGCTGTCGCTCGGGATGAAGGCGTTCATCGGCGCAGCCGGGATCGCCTGCGACCCGTCTCCCACCATCGCTGAGCGTCTGCCCGGCCTCTACATGATCCATCTGGACGGGGCCGAACGCAGCTTCAGCTATTGGCGGGACATGTCCGCCGCGCGGATGCTGATGCGGGAGGCAGACCTGTTGTGGCAGCGTGTCGCGGGGGCAGAGATGGTGTTCCTGTCGGGGATCACCCTGGCGATCCTGCCGCCCGAGGATTGCGCCGCCCTGCTGGACGGGCTGCGCCGCCACCTGCGCCCCGGCGCGCGCATCGCCTTTGATCCCAACATCCGGCCCCGGCTATGGCCTGATCACCAGCGGATGTTGCGGGTGATCGAACAGGCGGCGGCGCTGTCGGATATCGTGCTGCCCAGCTTCGAGGACGAACATGGGTGGTTCGGCGATCCCACGCCAGAGGCGACGCTGCGGCGCTATCATGCGCTTGGCGCCGGGCAGGTGGTGGTGAAGAACGGGGCGGAGCCGACGCTGACGCTGGGCGCACAGGGCATCACGCGGCACCCGGTACCGCCTGTGGCCGGGCTGGTCGATACGACGGCGGCGGGCGATTCCTTCAACGGGGCCTACCTGGCCTGCCTGCTGCGCGGTGCGCCCGAGGCGGAGGCCGTCGCCGCCGCGCAGCATTGCGCCGGCCAGGTGGTCAGCCGCCGCGGCGCACTGATCCCGTTCGATCAACTGGGACAGGGGGCCGCGACCGCTCCAGGCGAACCGGCTGCCCGGCGCGATGCGACAGCCCCGGCCCCACGCCCGCGCCCGGCGTCCTAG
- a CDS encoding DsbA family oxidoreductase codes for MTDTPLRIDIISDVMCPWCIIGYRQLARALEATGTPHEIHWHPFELNPEMPAEGQNMREHIAEKYGATPEQSAQNRAQMAAMGAELDFEFAMGADMRMHNTFATHQLLHWAGEQGRRHELKQALFAAHFTHQRNLSDPQVLADVAGETGLDRAEALAVLEDARFAETVREHEAFWTRQGVRSVPSVVFDSQHLVTGAQGVENYTRVLEHLSKEKAKADA; via the coding sequence ATGACCGACACCCCGCTTCGTATCGACATCATCTCCGACGTGATGTGCCCCTGGTGCATCATCGGCTACCGCCAGCTGGCCCGGGCGCTGGAGGCCACCGGCACCCCGCACGAAATCCACTGGCACCCGTTCGAACTGAACCCCGAAATGCCCGCCGAAGGCCAGAACATGCGTGAGCATATCGCCGAGAAATACGGCGCCACCCCCGAGCAGTCGGCGCAGAACCGCGCCCAGATGGCCGCCATGGGGGCCGAGTTGGACTTCGAATTCGCCATGGGCGCGGACATGCGGATGCACAACACCTTTGCCACCCATCAACTGCTGCATTGGGCCGGCGAACAGGGGCGGCGGCACGAGCTGAAACAGGCGCTGTTCGCCGCCCATTTCACCCACCAGCGCAACCTGTCGGACCCACAGGTACTGGCCGATGTGGCAGGCGAAACCGGGCTGGACCGGGCGGAGGCGCTGGCCGTTCTCGAAGACGCCCGCTTTGCCGAGACGGTGCGCGAACACGAAGCGTTCTGGACCCGCCAGGGCGTGCGCAGCGTGCCGTCGGTCGTGTTCGACAGCCAGCACCTGGTGACCGGTGCACAGGGAGTGGAGAACTACACCCGCGTGCTGGAGCATCTGAGCAAGGAAAAGGCCAAGGCCGACGCCTGA
- a CDS encoding NADPH-dependent 2,4-dienoyl-CoA reductase, with protein MYAKLTEPMELGFTSLRNRVVMGSMHVGLEEAPNGFNRMGAFYAERARGEAGLIVTGGIAPNDRGRPASGGAKLTTEEEADQHRVVTGAVHAAGGKIAMQILHFGRYSYQKDLVAPSALQAPINPFRPHPLTGEEVEETIADFVRCAALAQHAGYDGVEIMGSEGYLINEFIAARTNHRTDEWGGSYANRIRFPTEIVRRTRDRVGPNFIIVYRLSMLDLVEGGSTLEEVIELARAIEAAGATIINTGIGWHEARIPTIATSVPRGAFAWVTGRLMGQVSVPLVASNRINTPEVAEKLLADGVCDMVSMARPFLADADFVRKARQGRADEINTCIACNQACLDHTFSGRLTTCLVNPRACNETELMIPPAETPRRLAVVGAGPAGLSAAVTAAGRGHEVTLFEAADRIGGQFNIARQIPGKEEFAETIRYFSRQIELTGVTLRLNTRATPDMLAGFDAVILATGVTPRVPDIPGLDHPKVLGYLDVLRDKAPVGRRVAVIGAGGIGYDTCEYLVEEAASGTPPDRDAFFRHWGVDPAYRDRGGLRPAEVQGTGRQIHLLQRGGGKPGARLGKTTGWIHRATLKAHGVKVAGGITYRRIDDAGLHITRDGQDSVLEVDTIVICAGQEPLRDLQEGLAAQGTETHLIGGADVAAELDAKRAIDQGTRLAAAL; from the coding sequence ATGTACGCCAAGCTGACCGAACCGATGGAGCTGGGATTCACCTCGCTTCGCAACCGTGTGGTGATGGGATCCATGCATGTCGGACTGGAGGAGGCGCCCAACGGGTTCAACCGCATGGGGGCCTTTTACGCCGAACGCGCGCGAGGGGAGGCGGGGCTGATCGTCACCGGCGGGATCGCCCCCAACGACCGTGGCCGACCGGCCAGTGGCGGCGCCAAGCTAACGACAGAGGAGGAGGCGGACCAGCACCGCGTCGTGACCGGTGCGGTCCATGCGGCGGGCGGCAAGATCGCCATGCAGATCCTGCATTTCGGACGCTATTCCTACCAGAAGGATCTGGTCGCCCCATCGGCCCTGCAAGCGCCGATCAACCCGTTCCGCCCCCATCCCCTGACGGGGGAAGAGGTGGAGGAAACGATCGCCGATTTCGTCCGCTGCGCCGCGCTGGCCCAACATGCGGGCTATGACGGGGTGGAGATCATGGGCTCCGAAGGGTACCTGATCAACGAATTCATCGCCGCCCGCACCAATCACCGCACGGATGAATGGGGCGGCAGCTATGCCAACCGCATCCGTTTCCCGACTGAGATCGTGCGCCGCACGCGGGACCGGGTGGGGCCGAATTTCATCATCGTCTACCGCCTGTCGATGCTGGACCTGGTGGAGGGCGGATCGACCCTTGAGGAGGTGATAGAGCTGGCCCGCGCGATCGAGGCGGCCGGCGCCACCATCATCAATACCGGCATCGGCTGGCACGAGGCGCGCATTCCCACCATCGCCACCAGCGTGCCGCGCGGCGCCTTTGCCTGGGTGACCGGACGACTGATGGGGCAGGTCTCCGTACCGCTGGTGGCCAGCAACCGCATCAACACCCCCGAGGTGGCCGAGAAGCTGCTGGCCGACGGTGTCTGCGACATGGTCTCGATGGCGCGGCCCTTTCTGGCCGATGCGGATTTCGTGCGAAAGGCGCGGCAGGGCCGGGCGGATGAGATCAACACCTGCATCGCCTGCAATCAGGCCTGCCTGGACCATACCTTCAGCGGCAGGCTGACCACCTGCCTGGTCAATCCCCGCGCCTGCAACGAGACAGAGCTGATGATCCCCCCTGCCGAAACCCCGCGCCGCCTGGCCGTGGTCGGGGCGGGGCCTGCGGGCCTGTCGGCGGCGGTGACGGCCGCCGGACGCGGCCACGAAGTCACTCTGTTCGAGGCGGCGGACCGCATCGGCGGGCAGTTCAACATCGCCCGCCAGATCCCCGGCAAGGAAGAATTCGCCGAGACGATCCGCTATTTCTCTCGCCAGATCGAGTTGACCGGCGTCACCTTGCGGCTGAATACCCGTGCCACCCCCGACATGCTGGCCGGGTTCGACGCCGTGATCCTGGCCACCGGCGTCACGCCTCGGGTGCCTGACATCCCCGGCCTGGATCATCCCAAGGTGTTGGGCTATCTTGACGTGCTGCGCGACAAGGCGCCGGTGGGGCGCCGTGTGGCGGTGATCGGCGCCGGGGGGATCGGCTACGACACCTGCGAATACCTGGTGGAGGAAGCGGCCTCCGGCACGCCGCCGGATCGCGATGCCTTCTTCCGGCATTGGGGCGTCGATCCCGCCTACAGGGATCGCGGCGGCCTGCGTCCGGCCGAGGTCCAGGGCACCGGCCGGCAGATCCACCTGTTGCAGCGCGGCGGCGGCAAGCCCGGCGCCCGGCTGGGCAAGACCACCGGCTGGATCCACCGCGCCACGCTGAAGGCCCATGGGGTCAAGGTCGCGGGCGGCATCACCTATCGCCGCATCGATGACGCCGGCCTGCACATCACCCGCGACGGTCAGGACAGCGTGCTGGAGGTCGACACCATCGTCATCTGCGCCGGTCAGGAGCCCCTGCGGGATCTGCAGGAGGGGCTGGCCGCGCAGGGCACCGAAACCCATCTGATCGGCGGCGCGGATGTGGCTGCCGAACTGGACGCGAAACGCGCCATCGACCAGGGCACCCGCCTGGCCGCCGCGCTTTGA
- a CDS encoding FadR/GntR family transcriptional regulator yields the protein MTSPKTSPVRRSSRDRTLSDQVYERILGMIVEGRIPVGEKLPTEHVLSDQLQVSRPVLRQALKQLREDGVIVSRQGSGSYVQRRPDEAILDFAPVGSIADIQRTFEFRAAIEGEAALIAATRRTDKDLAHIRAALEELDRCVREGELGVDADEAFHVAICMASDNKYFLAARRSMKPNILTGMNLTRNLSLTKPQERLELVQKEHYAIYDAILAGDPVAARATMRIHVENARNRVFEGAEL from the coding sequence ATGACCTCGCCCAAGACCTCTCCCGTGCGGCGATCCTCGCGGGATCGGACCCTGTCGGACCAGGTTTATGAACGGATTCTCGGCATGATCGTCGAAGGGCGCATTCCCGTCGGGGAAAAACTGCCGACCGAACATGTTCTCAGCGATCAATTGCAGGTGTCGCGCCCGGTGTTGCGGCAGGCGCTGAAGCAGCTGCGCGAGGACGGGGTGATCGTGTCGCGGCAGGGCTCCGGCTCCTATGTGCAGCGCCGCCCGGACGAGGCGATCCTGGATTTCGCACCGGTGGGATCCATCGCCGACATCCAGCGGACCTTCGAATTCCGCGCCGCGATCGAGGGGGAGGCGGCGCTGATCGCCGCGACCCGCCGCACGGACAAGGACCTGGCCCATATCCGTGCCGCCCTGGAGGAGCTAGACCGCTGTGTTCGGGAAGGTGAGTTGGGCGTCGATGCGGACGAGGCCTTTCACGTCGCGATCTGCATGGCCTCGGACAACAAGTACTTCCTGGCGGCCCGGCGGTCGATGAAACCAAATATCCTGACCGGGATGAACCTGACGCGGAACCTGTCCCTGACCAAGCCGCAGGAGCGGCTGGAACTGGTGCAGAAGGAGCATTACGCGATCTACGACGCCATCCTGGCCGGCGATCCGGTCGCCGCGCGGGCCACCATGCGCATCCACGTCGAGAACGCCCGCAACCGGGTGTTCGAAGGCGCGGAGCTCTAG
- a CDS encoding ribonuclease activity regulator RraA has protein sequence MTELSQATRDKLMGVSTATLTTALFKRGFRNIYLQGIHRLNPGANMVGYAYTLRYIPAREDLDGLESFADRENPQRKGVEECPPGAVFVIDSRQDASAASAGCILATRLQTLGCQGIVTDGGFRDTPEISGLAMPAYHNRPSAPTNLTKHHAVAINDPIACGGVSVFPGDVIVGDDEGVVCIPAHLADRVADEAIEMTVFEDFVMEMVQNGASTFGLYPPTDPQSKDKFAAWRQANRR, from the coding sequence ATGACGGAACTCAGCCAGGCAACCCGGGACAAGTTGATGGGGGTCAGTACCGCCACGCTGACCACCGCCTTGTTCAAGCGCGGCTTTCGCAACATCTACCTTCAGGGCATCCACCGGCTGAACCCCGGTGCGAATATGGTCGGCTATGCCTACACCCTGCGTTACATCCCCGCGCGCGAAGACCTGGACGGGCTGGAGTCCTTTGCCGACCGCGAGAACCCGCAGCGCAAGGGGGTGGAGGAATGTCCCCCCGGCGCGGTCTTCGTCATCGACTCGCGGCAGGATGCCTCCGCTGCGTCGGCGGGCTGCATCCTGGCCACACGGCTGCAGACCTTGGGCTGCCAGGGGATCGTCACCGATGGCGGGTTCCGCGATACGCCGGAGATTTCGGGCCTGGCGATGCCGGCCTATCACAACCGGCCCAGCGCCCCGACCAACCTGACCAAACATCATGCCGTGGCGATCAACGACCCCATCGCCTGCGGCGGCGTGTCGGTGTTTCCCGGCGACGTCATCGTCGGCGATGACGAAGGCGTGGTCTGCATTCCCGCCCATCTGGCAGACCGTGTCGCGGATGAAGCGATTGAAATGACAGTGTTTGAAGATTTTGTTATGGAGATGGTCCAGAATGGTGCATCGACCTTCGGCCTATATCCGCCGACCGATCCGCAATCAAAGGACAAGTTCGCCGCGTGGAGACAAGCAAACCGAAGATGA